A DNA window from Trichomycterus rosablanca isolate fTriRos1 chromosome 9, fTriRos1.hap1, whole genome shotgun sequence contains the following coding sequences:
- the fdft1 gene encoding squalene synthase isoform X2 encodes MDILKSIGHPEEIYNLFRFKMGGCRTIMPKLDYESMSESLRTCYVYLNQTSRSFAAVIQALDGELRHAVCIFYLVLRALDTVEDDMTIPLERKVPLLHDFHTFLYQPDWCFTESKEKDRQVLEDFPSISVEFRNLGPEYQDVITDICHRMGVGMAEFLEKKVGSMQEWDKYCHYVAGLVGVGLSRLFSASQLEDPEVGRDAELANSMGLFLQKTNIIRDYLEDQREGRVFWPEEAYSKFTSRLEDFCQPQHLSSALACLNLLVTDALRHVPDVIAYLSRLRNQSVFNFCAIPQVMAIATLSACYNNPQVFQGVVKIRKGQAVTLMMEATNMQAVKSIIAQYSQEILQKVSPSDPSRAETLQILDVIQEKTLSEATLPSRAHPFSPVYFSAAMLLAALSWQYLNATQSPGTADMQGS; translated from the exons ATGGATATCCTGAAGTCTATAGGTCATCCTGAGGAAATATACAACCTGTTCAGGTTTAAAATGGGAGGCTGTCGCACTATAATGCCCAAATTGGATTAT GAATCCATGAGCGAGAGTCTGAGGACCTGCTACGTTTATCTGAACCAAACCAGTAGAAGTTTTGCAGCAGTGATTCAGGCCCTCGACGGAGAACTGCG ACATGCAGTGTGTATATTCTATCTGGTTCTCCGAGCTCTGGACACTGTGGAAGATGATATGACGATTCCTCTGGAGAGGAAGGTTCCACTACTGCATGACTTTCACACTTTCCTCTACCAACCAGACTGGTGCTTCACTGAGAGcaaagagaaagacagacaagtTCTAGAAGATTTTCCCTCg ATTTCAGTCGAGTTCAGAAACCTGGGCCCGGAATATCAAGATGTTATTACGGACATTTGCCATCGAATGGGGGTCGGCATGGCGGAATTCCTTGAAAAGAAAGTTGGCTCAATGCAGGAGTGGGATAAG TACTGTCACTACGTGGCTGGTCTGGTAGGCGTGGGTCTGTCTCGCCTCTTCTCTGCATCACAGCTGGAGGATCCCGAGGTGGGACGTGACGCTGAGCTAGCCAACTCCATGGGTCTCTTCCTACAGAAGACGAACATCATCAGAGACTACTTGGAAGACCAGCGGGAGGGACGCGTCTTTTGGCCAGAGGAG GCATATAGTAAGTTTACCTCTCGTCTGGAAGACTTTTGCCAGCCACAACACCTGAGCTCCGCCCTGGCCTGCCTCAATCTGCTGGTGACCGATGCCCTACGCCATGTTCCTGATGTCATTGCCTACCTGTCCCGCCTTCGCAACCAGAGTGTCTTCAACTTCTGTGCCATCCCACAG GTGATGGCCATAGCGACACTTTCAGCCTGCTACAACAACCCACAAGTGTTCCAGGGGGTGGTGAAAATCAGGAAGGGACAGGCTGTGACGTTAATGATGGAAGCCACCAACATGCAAGCTGTGAAGAGCATCATTGCACAATACAGCCAGGAG ATCCTCCAGAAAGTCTCGCCGTCTGATCCATCCAGGGCTGAAACGCTGCAAATCCTGGACGTGATCCAGGAAAAGACTCTTTCCGAGGCAACACTGCCCTCGCGCGCCCATCCCTTCTCACCGGTGTATTTTTCTGCAGCCATGCTTTTAGCTGCTCTCAGCTGGCAGTATCTTAATGCCACACAGTCTCCAGGCACCGCTGACATGCAGGGGAGCTGA
- the fdft1 gene encoding squalene synthase isoform X3 yields the protein MSESLRTCYVYLNQTSRSFAAVIQALDGELRHAVCIFYLVLRALDTVEDDMTIPLERKVPLLHDFHTFLYQPDWCFTESKEKDRQVLEDFPSISVEFRNLGPEYQDVITDICHRMGVGMAEFLEKKVGSMQEWDKYCHYVAGLVGVGLSRLFSASQLEDPEVGRDAELANSMGLFLQKTNIIRDYLEDQREGRVFWPEEAYSKFTSRLEDFCQPQHLSSALACLNLLVTDALRHVPDVIAYLSRLRNQSVFNFCAIPQVMAIATLSACYNNPQVFQGVVKIRKGQAVTLMMEATNMQAVKSIIAQYSQEILQKVSPSDPSRAETLQILDVIQEKTLSEATLPSRAHPFSPVYFSAAMLLAALSWQYLNATQSPGTADMQGS from the exons ATGAGCGAGAGTCTGAGGACCTGCTACGTTTATCTGAACCAAACCAGTAGAAGTTTTGCAGCAGTGATTCAGGCCCTCGACGGAGAACTGCG ACATGCAGTGTGTATATTCTATCTGGTTCTCCGAGCTCTGGACACTGTGGAAGATGATATGACGATTCCTCTGGAGAGGAAGGTTCCACTACTGCATGACTTTCACACTTTCCTCTACCAACCAGACTGGTGCTTCACTGAGAGcaaagagaaagacagacaagtTCTAGAAGATTTTCCCTCg ATTTCAGTCGAGTTCAGAAACCTGGGCCCGGAATATCAAGATGTTATTACGGACATTTGCCATCGAATGGGGGTCGGCATGGCGGAATTCCTTGAAAAGAAAGTTGGCTCAATGCAGGAGTGGGATAAG TACTGTCACTACGTGGCTGGTCTGGTAGGCGTGGGTCTGTCTCGCCTCTTCTCTGCATCACAGCTGGAGGATCCCGAGGTGGGACGTGACGCTGAGCTAGCCAACTCCATGGGTCTCTTCCTACAGAAGACGAACATCATCAGAGACTACTTGGAAGACCAGCGGGAGGGACGCGTCTTTTGGCCAGAGGAG GCATATAGTAAGTTTACCTCTCGTCTGGAAGACTTTTGCCAGCCACAACACCTGAGCTCCGCCCTGGCCTGCCTCAATCTGCTGGTGACCGATGCCCTACGCCATGTTCCTGATGTCATTGCCTACCTGTCCCGCCTTCGCAACCAGAGTGTCTTCAACTTCTGTGCCATCCCACAG GTGATGGCCATAGCGACACTTTCAGCCTGCTACAACAACCCACAAGTGTTCCAGGGGGTGGTGAAAATCAGGAAGGGACAGGCTGTGACGTTAATGATGGAAGCCACCAACATGCAAGCTGTGAAGAGCATCATTGCACAATACAGCCAGGAG ATCCTCCAGAAAGTCTCGCCGTCTGATCCATCCAGGGCTGAAACGCTGCAAATCCTGGACGTGATCCAGGAAAAGACTCTTTCCGAGGCAACACTGCCCTCGCGCGCCCATCCCTTCTCACCGGTGTATTTTTCTGCAGCCATGCTTTTAGCTGCTCTCAGCTGGCAGTATCTTAATGCCACACAGTCTCCAGGCACCGCTGACATGCAGGGGAGCTGA
- the fdft1 gene encoding squalene synthase isoform X1 yields MAGVCCKSTAPFSMFKRSLSVRGSASSPRTAHIPTARRRGAHEGCVVLHRPLHFNNAVCVHRHSAHLFFSSGQESMSESLRTCYVYLNQTSRSFAAVIQALDGELRHAVCIFYLVLRALDTVEDDMTIPLERKVPLLHDFHTFLYQPDWCFTESKEKDRQVLEDFPSISVEFRNLGPEYQDVITDICHRMGVGMAEFLEKKVGSMQEWDKYCHYVAGLVGVGLSRLFSASQLEDPEVGRDAELANSMGLFLQKTNIIRDYLEDQREGRVFWPEEAYSKFTSRLEDFCQPQHLSSALACLNLLVTDALRHVPDVIAYLSRLRNQSVFNFCAIPQVMAIATLSACYNNPQVFQGVVKIRKGQAVTLMMEATNMQAVKSIIAQYSQEILQKVSPSDPSRAETLQILDVIQEKTLSEATLPSRAHPFSPVYFSAAMLLAALSWQYLNATQSPGTADMQGS; encoded by the exons ATGGCAGGAGTTTGTTGCAAAAGCACGGCGCCCTTCTCCATGTTTAAGCGCAGTTTGTCGGTGAGAGGTTCGGCCTCGTCTCCGCGAACCGCGCACATACCGACCGCGAGGAGAAGAGGCGCTCATGAGGGCTGTGTTGTGCTCCACCGTCCGCTTCATTTTAATAACGCTGTCTGCGTTCACCGACACTCAGCGCATTTGTTCTTCTCTTCTGGACAGGAATCCATGAGCGAGAGTCTGAGGACCTGCTACGTTTATCTGAACCAAACCAGTAGAAGTTTTGCAGCAGTGATTCAGGCCCTCGACGGAGAACTGCG ACATGCAGTGTGTATATTCTATCTGGTTCTCCGAGCTCTGGACACTGTGGAAGATGATATGACGATTCCTCTGGAGAGGAAGGTTCCACTACTGCATGACTTTCACACTTTCCTCTACCAACCAGACTGGTGCTTCACTGAGAGcaaagagaaagacagacaagtTCTAGAAGATTTTCCCTCg ATTTCAGTCGAGTTCAGAAACCTGGGCCCGGAATATCAAGATGTTATTACGGACATTTGCCATCGAATGGGGGTCGGCATGGCGGAATTCCTTGAAAAGAAAGTTGGCTCAATGCAGGAGTGGGATAAG TACTGTCACTACGTGGCTGGTCTGGTAGGCGTGGGTCTGTCTCGCCTCTTCTCTGCATCACAGCTGGAGGATCCCGAGGTGGGACGTGACGCTGAGCTAGCCAACTCCATGGGTCTCTTCCTACAGAAGACGAACATCATCAGAGACTACTTGGAAGACCAGCGGGAGGGACGCGTCTTTTGGCCAGAGGAG GCATATAGTAAGTTTACCTCTCGTCTGGAAGACTTTTGCCAGCCACAACACCTGAGCTCCGCCCTGGCCTGCCTCAATCTGCTGGTGACCGATGCCCTACGCCATGTTCCTGATGTCATTGCCTACCTGTCCCGCCTTCGCAACCAGAGTGTCTTCAACTTCTGTGCCATCCCACAG GTGATGGCCATAGCGACACTTTCAGCCTGCTACAACAACCCACAAGTGTTCCAGGGGGTGGTGAAAATCAGGAAGGGACAGGCTGTGACGTTAATGATGGAAGCCACCAACATGCAAGCTGTGAAGAGCATCATTGCACAATACAGCCAGGAG ATCCTCCAGAAAGTCTCGCCGTCTGATCCATCCAGGGCTGAAACGCTGCAAATCCTGGACGTGATCCAGGAAAAGACTCTTTCCGAGGCAACACTGCCCTCGCGCGCCCATCCCTTCTCACCGGTGTATTTTTCTGCAGCCATGCTTTTAGCTGCTCTCAGCTGGCAGTATCTTAATGCCACACAGTCTCCAGGCACCGCTGACATGCAGGGGAGCTGA